One segment of Solanum stenotomum isolate F172 chromosome 1, ASM1918654v1, whole genome shotgun sequence DNA contains the following:
- the LOC125853592 gene encoding receptor-like protein Cf-9 homolog, giving the protein MDYVKLVFFMLYPFLCQLVFSSSLSHLCPEDQALALLQFKHMFTINPNASNFCREIITDQEIQSYPKTLLWNKTTDCCSWDGVHCDEMTGQVIELDLSYSTLQGKFHSNSSLFQLSNLKRLDLSCNNFTGSLISPKFGEFSSLTHLDLSGTGFTGLMPTEISHLSKLHVLRFSGLYDLSLGPHNFELLLKNLTQLRELNLDYVNISSTIPQNFSSYLKYLQLPQTNLCGVLPERVFHLSDLEFLDLSSNSLLTVRFPTTKWNSSASLMKLYLYHVNISDRIPESFSHLTSLLVLGMSDCNLSGSITKPLWNLTNIEFLDLGNNHLKGPISLFSRFGKLTELSLKNNNFDGQLEFNRSWTQLESLQIASNYLTGSIPSNGSGLQNLQWLDLSSNDLNGTIPFWIFSLSSLEVLDLSNNTFSGKIQEFKSKTLSKVSLKQNQLQGHIPNSLLNQPILTFLLLSHNNISGQIASAICNLKALILLELRSNNLEGTIPQCLGEMNENLWNLDLSNNSLSGTININFSIGNSFRVISLHGNKLTGKVPPSLINCKYLTLLDLGNNQLNDTFPNWLGNLPDLQILSLRSNKFHGPIKSSRNTNLFAQLQILDLSSNGFSGNLPISLFGNLQAMKKIDESTRTPEYVSDEFAGYYDYLTTITTKGQDYNSVRILDSNMIIDLSKNRFEGHIPNIIGDLVGLRTLNLSHNVLEGHIPASLQNLSVLESLDISSNKISGGIPPQLASLTFLAVLNLSHNHLVGCIPKGKQFDTFENTSYQGNDGLRGLPLSKHCGGDDRVPQETIPVELDQEEEEDSPMISWQAVLMGYGCGLVIGLSVIYIMLSTQYPTWFLRLVVQLEHRITTRMKRHEKRY; this is encoded by the coding sequence ATGGATTATGTAAAACTTGTATTTTTTATGCTATATCCCTTTCTCTGTCAACTTGTTTTCTCGTCATCCTTATCTCATTTATGCCCCGAAGATCAAGCTCTTGCTCTTCTACAATTTAAGCACATGTTCACCATTAATCCCAATGCTTCTAATTTTTGTCGTGAAATAATAACAGACCAAGAGattcagtcatatccaaaaacTCTTTTATGGAACAAGACCACAGATTGTTGCTCATGGGACGGAGTTCATTGTGACGAGATGACGGGACAAGTAATTGAGCTTGATCTCAGTTACAGCACACTTCAAGGCAAGTTTCATTCCAATAGTAGCCTCTTTCAATTATCCAATCTCAAAAGGCTTGATTTGTCATGTAATAATTTCACCGGATCGCTCATTTCACCTAAATTTGGTGAGTTCTCTAGCTTGACGCATCTTGATTTGTCAGGTACAGGTTTTACAGGTCTAATGCCAACAGAAATCTCTCACCTTTCTAAATTACACGTTCTTCGATTCAGTGGTCTATATGACCTTAGTCTTGGGCCTCACAATTTTGAACTGCTCCTTAAAAACTTGACCCAATTAAGAGAGCTCAACCTTGACTATGTAAACATCTCTTCCACAATTCCTCAgaatttctcttcttatttaaaatatctacaGCTTCCACAGACAAATTTATGTGGGGTATTGCCCGAAAGAGTTTTCCACCTTTCCGATTTAGAATTCCTTGATTTATCATCCAATTCCCTGCTCACTGTTAGGTTTCCCACAACCAAATGGAATAGCAGTGCATCACTCATGAAGTTATATCTCTATCATGTGAATATTAGTGATAGGATACCTGAATCATTTAGCCATCTAACTTCATTGCTTGTATTGGGCATGAGTGATTGTAATCTGTCAGGGTCTATTACTAAACCTCTATGGAATCTCACCAACATAGAGTTTTTGGACCTTGGTAATAACCATCTTAAAGGACCAATTTCCCTGTTCTCGAGATTTGGAAAGCTCACGGAGTTATCACTTAAAAATAACAACTTTGATGGTCAACTTGAGTTTAACAGAAGCTGGACGCAACTTGAATCGCTACAAATTGCGTCCAATTACCTAACTGGTTCAATTCCATCCAACGGAAGTGGACTGCAAAACCTACAATGGCTCGACTTGTCATCAAACGACTTGAATGGGACTATACCTTTCTGGATATTCTCCCTTTCTTCACTGGAAGTGTTAGACTTGAGCAATAACACTTTCAGTGGAAAAATTCAGGAGTTCAAGTCCAAAACATTGTCTAAAGTTTCTCTAAAACAAAATCAGCTGCAAGGTCATATACCAAATTCACTCCTAAACCAGCCAATCCTAACATTTCTTCTCCTTTCACACAATAATATCAGTGGACAGATTGCTTCAGCTATCTGCAATCTGAAAGCATTGATTTTGTTAGAATTGAGAAGTAATAATTTGGAGGGAACAATCCCGCAATGTTTGGGTGAGATGAATGAAAACCTTTGGAATTTGGATTTGAGCAACAACAGTCTTAGTGGGACAATCAATATAAATTTTAGTATTGGGAACTCTTTCAGGGTCATTAGCTTGCACGGGAATAAGCTAACGGGGAAAGTCCCACCATCTTTGATCAATTGCAAGTATTTGACACTTCTTGATCTAGGTAACAATCAATTGAATGACACATTTCCAAACTGGTTAGGAAACCTACCTGATTTGCAGATTTTAAGCTTGAGATCAAATAAGTTTCACGGTCCCATTAAATCTTCACGGAATACAAACTTGTTTGCGCAGCTTCAAATTCTTGATCTATCATCCAATGGATTTAGTGGCAATTTACCAATAAGTCTTTTTGGGAATTTGCAAGCCATGAAGAAAATTGATGAGAGTACAAGAACCCCAGAGTATGTTTCTGATGAATTTGCTGGTTATTATGATTATTTGACGACAATTACAACAAAGGGACAGGATTATAATTCTGTTCGAATTTTGGATTCTAACATGATTATCGATCTCTCAAAGAACAGATTTGAAGGTCATATTCCTAACATTATTGGAGATCTCGTTGGACTTCGTACCTTGAACTTATCTCATAATGTCTTAGAAGGTCATATACCAGCATCATTGCAAAATTTATCTGTACTCGAATCATTGGATATCTCATCTAACAAAATCAGCGGAGGAATTCCACCACAACTTGCATCCCTCACATTTCTTGCCGTCTTAAATCTCTCTCACAATCATCTTGTTGGATGCATCCCCAAAGGAAAACAATTTGATACGTTTGAGAACACTTCATACCAAGGGAATGATGGGTTACGTGGATTGCCACTCTCAAAACACTGTGGCGGTGATGATAGGGTACCACAAGAGACAATTCCAGTTGAgctagatcaagaagaagaagaagattcaccAATGATCAGTTGGCAAGCGGTTCTCATGGGTTACGGTTGTGGACTTGTTATTGGACTGTCCGTAATATACATAATGTTGTCAACTCAATATCCAACATGGTTTTTGAGGTTGGTTGTGCAATTGGAACACAGAATTACTACGAGAATGAAAAGGCACGAGAaaagatattag